CGGTAGCGAAAAAAATGGGAGATAGGGAAAATACCAGTCCAGTTAGCAATAGGCTACAGCCACTTGGATGTAATTCCCATCAAATCCTGGATGCAGAATTGTTCATCGGCGCTGCAGCATCCAGCAAGTAAATTATCTGAAGGCTGAACAGAAGAAATATGATTTTCCAAAAGCGGCCACTTCAACACCCACATGACAATGTTTGACTTCACAGCCAAAGTTACTAAATTTGGTCAAAAGCAGGTGCTTGAAGATCATAATCTCAAGAAAGCCCCAGATTGATTGTCTAGTGATGGAGAGACCTAAAAGTGAAAATGCAATAGAGAGCACTAATCGAATGACAAGGAAAGAAGGTTCTAGTCCAGGATTTCGGAAAGCTGAATACATCCTGAAACTGAGACATGCTGAATCCACCAAAACGTAGAACAAAATctggcatgcatcattatcagaaTCAGAATTAACAATTAGTAAATAGTAAGCACAAAGAAAAGGTTCCTAGAATCACAAAAGAGGTACAACAAGAGTTTCCGATCTTAAGGCCAGCAGTTGAAGATGAAGGAATCCTTGTTCTCAAAGTCCAAATTCACCATTTGAAATACCATCAGCAGAACAAATAGCAAATTGGCATAAGGGGAAATCTTTAGGGGCTTGAATGGCAAGAGGGCTTTAAACTCCATGGTGATGAATTGGGATAATATCACATACTAACAAGCATACATTCTTCGCAAAATTTCCATCAACAAACCATTTCTTCAAACAAGAATTGATCTGAAACATGTGACACAAACTCGAGGGTTTCACAGATTCTATCATAATCCAAATCATGAGACCAAGTAAACAAGATAAGAAAATTTTGACTGATGAACGGAAAAATTACCTCAATCCACATCGCCCCTCCCTCTCATCCATCTCGCGGACATCGCTGCAGCGGATTCAACATCAGAACGCGGAACATCCAAAATCCCAGCGGCCGCGGGCCTTCCGCCATGGAAAAACGCCAACTTCCCAGGTGCCCCACCCGTTTGAGGGCCGGCAACGGCTACAGCGATCCAGGAGACGACAACCCAAGCCAAGGGCCAGTATCGGCACCGCGAACAACGAAGTCTCAGCCAAAAAGGTCCAACTTTTGGTATCAAAAAGAGCTACCGAGAAGAGCCGGGCATCTGGAGTTGGGCATTGGCAGGAGACACAGCTGCAGATCTAAGGACTTAGATCCCCTGGACCACAAcgaaagggagaggagagagatccGAGATAGAAGAACGCCTCTCACAACAAACGAACGACTGTCTAAGAACAGTGACAGAAGATATGTCAACATcgggcctctctctctctgtctatcGCCTTTGATTGGTTCCTTGTACTTTCAGTGAGTAGTCTTTCTTGGGTTACGGGAGAAGTGATCAAAATGGGATTTTTATTCGTCTTCTTTGTGCTCAGAGATTCCCTCACTCCTTCCTTTCCCTTTGGGCAGCGGAATGGAAAATGTAAGACAACACAGAAGGCCAAACACAGCTCCTCCTTCCATTTCAACTCCCTGCACCAGCCTTTTCTCTATCTACCTTTCCTATTGCAAACAGATCAGATCATGACATGGAAGGTGATCTAGTGCTCTGTTTCTGTGACAAGATCTACTGATGGATTCCCTCATATCTTTGTTGGTTCCTATGTTCTCCCTCAGCTAGCTGACCATTTGTGGTCTGGTGTGGGGGTCACCATTTGGTGTTTGAATACCATATCCAGGAATTAAGGGAAGCAACTGTCTTGGATGACAAGCAGCAGCTTGATAGAACACCCATCATGAAGCTCACTGAGCCCAACCATGATCTAATCCTATGTCCATGTTAGAGTGATCACTTACAGAATTTTTATGGATGAATTATATATTCATCTGATTTGTTCTTTTGTAAAGATTCAActggaaaataatatttattatgttgGACATGGCCAAACTaaagtatataaataaatatatatatccaatGTGAGATATCTTAATGTACAATGATGAGAAGCTGTCCCATCTCTCATTCTTTTGTAATGAGAATTAGAAGGTTCCAAGGCCAAGTACTGCATGCTAATACAAGACAGCAGATATGAGAAGTGACTTGGAAGCCTAAGATGTCTTCATAGAAGAAAGAACAGTACAAAAATAGGTGTCAAATAAGATGGAAAACTTAGGTGGGATTGTTCTTCATGTGTTGGTCATATGAGACATATGTTTTTCATGTGAAACCTGATCCTATTGTCTGCCATCCATAGATGTACAGCAATATCCACACAACTAGAAGAAAAGTGAGGACAGCATCAACAATTCCTTGAATCTGAGTTCAATCAATGTAGCTTTATGATATTGCTGGGCACAAGAACTGCAACTCCTAGAAACGAAGAAAAAGAAGTGACAAGGTTGGGTTttggaagaaaaaagaaatccCAAGCTCATCTATGATTGTAATGGACTGAGGAAATATGAAGAAGAACTGAATGATCAATGGCATACAAGAATTGAAGTGTTCTGCCCCAGAAATAAAGCCCTTCTATTGTGTTCATGGATCTGCTCCTGTTAGACACTGTAGATGTTGACTTTTCTttctgtcataggcaagatatttTTGGTGCAAATGTGTGTCATGCACTTCCTCTGTTTCACAAGTTCAATATATACTTCTGATGGGAAGTTTCATACTTATCTTGATTACTCTTTTTTTTGTAATAAAAAGGAAAAGCTTTAccaatcaattacaaaatattCCATTTCTACATGAGTTCCAAGTGGAAAACAGGTTCTCCATCATGCAAAACATTTCTAGTGTATATCTTTTGTCTGTCATCTTTACAATTATTAGATGGATATTGTTGTTGTTATGCTTCCATGGAACAATTGATCCTAttcttttatgtttatttttatcTGGAATTATTATCTACTGCTTCATCATTAGTGCCATAATTGGTGAAACACATATGCAGGTGGAAGATGACACATCTTCCAATTTCATAGCTTAGCCTTCTCAGGTTCACTGATAAACCTGCTTGGTTTATCAACTAAGCTCAAGTTCTTTCTCTTCCACAGTGATTCAACTCTCTTCTGAGAAGTTGCAGCAGGAAGATGAGTGAGGTGTTGGCTTTGTTGTTTATGGTGATGGCAGCCATTTCTAAGGCGTCTCTCCCTCATAAAAGTTGGAGCACAACTTAGAAATGTGTCCTTTTCCCTGAAGAAGATTCTTTTTAGTTAGCAGAGAATCACTCATCTCATGCTTCTCTGTCAGTCTCATCTCAAAGAAAGGAACAAAACCTAATTTAGAACATGAGTTCTCCTGTTTAGAAGATTACATGAAAATTTACTGGTTTAATGTGACTCATATACAATGATGTCCCTCACAATATCTGATAACAATGGAAGCAGTATAGCAGCAGCAAGCTTTTGCACCTTTTACTCACTCTTTTTAGATCAGAATTTTCTCATCTTGAGATAGATTGagatgatagagagagagagagagtgtgtgtgtatgCAGGGAGCCACAATTCCGCATCTAGTGGGAGTGGCATCATTAAAATGTCCTTTCTTCACGCGGAAATGCTGCCTTCTTTCCTCTCTTCATTATCGGTTATCCCTCGCGTGTTCGTCGCCGTTGAttactctatctctctctctctctctctctctctctccatcaggCAGTCAAACTCCATCTTTTTATCCGCCTCTCGAGACTTCGACGGGCTGCTTAAACCAACCCCACTCCTCGAACCTGTAATCTCATGGTCTGGGAAGAGAACGCATGGAAGATTCCTTGCGCTCTGAGATGTGCAGTTTCTTGCGCTCCATCACGTTCCTTCATTTGCTATTAGAAAGTAGCagcagtaataataataataataataggatcGGGGAAAGGCAGTACCGCCACATCATGTGCACTTTGTGGGCACTGCCTCCCTGTACAAATCTATAAAGAAGCACGTGCCCTCAGCCACCACCCATGTGCTGCTGTCGCTCTCTGTCATCTCCATTGACTCTTTTAACTCCATCCCCCCAAAAGTGAGAGAATTagctgtatgcatatatataaatagagagagagagagagagagagagagagagagagagaaagagggtcatcctcttcctcttcaccACATCAcataacaaagagagagagagagagagagagagagagagagagagagaatggccgGCATGCAGCGGCAGGAGAAGCTTAGAGGAGGAGCAGTAGCAGCGTTGCCCTTCTTACTCCTCTTGATCATGGTGTCTCATCAGTTGGTGTCGGCCGATAGGTTCTCGGTGGGCGACTCCAAGGGATGGAACCCCAACGTCAACTACACTGTCTGGGTGGAGAAGCACAAGCCCTTCCATGTCGGCGACTGGCTCGGtctgttgctctctctctctctctctctccccctttggTCCTTCCCCTCTCCCATCGTGAGCTCTATTGGTTCTCCTCCTCTCTTTTGTTGGTAATTGATGGGAGCTGTGGATGTGGTGCAGTGTTCTACTACCAGTCGGGGATGGCGGACGTGGTGCAGGTGGACGAGGCCGGCTACAACAAGTGCGACGCCtccaaccccatctccaactacagCAAGGGCCGCAGCTACGCCTTCGAGCTCAACCACACCGGCCGCTACTACTTCATCTGCAGCCGCGGCTACTGCTACGGCGGGATGCGCCTCGCGATCGCCGTCGAGCACCTCCCCCCTCCTTCCCCTCCCCCGTCCTCCCTCAAggactcctccgccgccgccccctGCCGCCTCCTCGCGCTCACCGCCTCCCTCCTGGCCGCCGCCCTCTTCCCCTTCCACCTCTAAGCCATGGATCTATAGAACATCTCCATTGTTCCACCCTTGCTTACTTTACCCTCAATTTATGGTGGACCGAGAAGGCCTGTAACTATGCGTCGGCGATGAGCTCGTCTCACGTCATTTGATTCACAATATGCAAACTCGTCAAAACCTTCATCGTCTTTACTGTGATGCATCCGATATCTCCAACGAAGCAGCAAACAAAGCAGTCGAAGTAAATTAGTGGTCTTACCTGTTTGCCCCCTGGATGAAACGTAGAGAAATCTAAAGGCGAGGCTGTCGCCCCACCCAATCTAACTTAAAGATCACATCGCATGCATGTAATCGAGCTGTAGATGCATGCATTCCAGCCTGGTTGCGGCAAAGCAGGAACACTTGTTTCTACCATCTCCGGCACATGTATCGGTGAGTAGCACATTCTCCAAGTTGGTGATGAAATAAAACGAAGTCACACTTTCTATGGTTTTCAATTTGatgctttttattttctttaataccCTAATTATCGCCCTCATCGTTGTCATCCCTCCACGAGGCTCCATAGCTTTCAATCTCACCGTCACAACCTTCGCCCTGCTACGAGGGCCCATCATCTTCGTTGGCCACCTTTACTTTGTCGTGAGCTCCAATCTACCCCTTTTTCTTCCTTTGGCTCTTTCAGTGTACAGTATCAATTAACTCCTATTTGACCTCAACTCGAACGAATGGGGCTGAATTGAAACGCGGCGAGCTCGATTACATTGCAAGTTTCTGACTCTCACTAATGGACATTACATGGTTTGTGATAAGGCGCAGTTaggaaaatataagaaaataataCAATTCAATATtagaatataataataattttatattattgcatatTATTACAGCATTACATACACAATTCTGGGCCGAGTCCGACCACACAATGGGCCGGCCCATGGATTGCTCTCTGGCTTCATTGCAAAATAGGGCAGGCCAGTTCATAAATATATTCGTCAAGCGACGTCTGCATTCATTTCCCCGTCACGCTGCGCTACACACGCATGCACCATAATAGGCAGTAATCGCGTGGAATCTGATCGCcttgttctcttctcttctcttcttcttcctcctcctcttcatggAGAAATCGAAGCCAACcctccttcccctcctcctcctcctcctcatcctcgtaGTCATCTTCGTAGCCGCTCCCGTCGCCGTCTCTGCCGAGAAGTTCGTCGTCGGGGACAAGCAGCGCTGGGCGCCCAACGTCAACTACACCGCCTGGTCCGACAGCCACAGCTTCCATGTCGGCGATTGGCTCGGTGCCTCCCGTCCCACGTCTTCCCCTTCCTCTTGCTTCACAAAAGTACGCTTCTCGTAGtgatcttctcttcttctttgggaTGGGCGCAGTGTTCTACTACGAGAAGGGGATGTACGACGTGATGGAGGTGAACGCGACGGCGTACGAGGCGTGCGCGGCGGACGACCCCATCGTTAACTGGAGCCGGGGCGACTCCTTCGCTTACCAGCTCAACCGCACCGGGCGTTACTACTTCATCTGCAGCCGCGGCTACTGCTACGGCGGCATGAAGGTGAGCATCCTCGCGGAGACCATCCCGCCGCTGGCGCCCTCCCCCCGGCCTCAGGATGATTCCGCCGCCGTCCCAAGCGCCCCCCGGCGTTTTTCCGCGTGGATAGCCGCCGTCTCTGGTGCCGTGGCTTTGGCGCTCGTGCTCTGGTTTCCCTGACGAGCGCGTCGTCGTCTTCCCCGGGTGTAGGGTTGCGTTGAGGTGACCCTGATGTCACGTTTATTTCCATGAATGCCCTCATGCACAAACTGGAATTGCTAATCCGGGATTAAATAACGAGgcaattatttttcttctttaaatCGTATGATCATTAATATAACACTTAGAATTAAATCGAAAATATTGTTCTTGGTCAGCTAATGCCATCCTAGCATCTAATGCTTGACCTATTTTAATCATATATGACAAGTATTGATACATAAATTGgttgacatgacatgacatgacatgatagAATGATAGATTTGAAGGAAATTTTTTATAAGAGGATGAGCtttttagatgatttttttattcatgaaaaaaaatatcacaatggACTAAAATGAGACGAAAAGATTTAAAGGAAATGTTTAAATGAGATGAGTTTAAATGTAAGAAAAATCAAAAGCTAAATTATTAAATGAAAAATGTTTCGTTATGGAGGGTAATTATGGCATTTCATATATGAGACAGCGCAAGCCGAACTGTTGGGGCTAATAGTGTTATTGCTCGGCGACGTTTCGCTCTTTTTGCGACGACTGCATGAGGCGATCACGTCCCTCCATTACTGAGATTGTGACATGATCAATTTACGGCCGTCCGAAGGCTTTAATGCCCTGGCCAAGTGGTAATAACCCATATACCTATTTTGTAGCATTTGTTTGGGAATCGATGGACATAATAAGAGTCATCAATTGAATGAAGATAGTAAAAAAGTGGACTGTAATAGGGAGTAAAAATAAAGTCCATGTTTGAATGTCTCATATGCTATGTAATGTAATGTAATgaaatttttttctattatatatatatatatatatatatatattatattagcaAAGTTATATCTTTAGAAAGAAGTAATCATTACTCTCTTTTCTGTTTGAATGTCTTAATataatgaaatttttttatttttttaatatatatattaacataGTAGTTTCTTTCCCAGGAAGCAATTATTACTCTATTTTTTTGTGGGTCCTATATTTATCATCTATCTCTTCATTTCACTTaataatataagaaaattttttctctaatttctttacaaagtatatatatatatatatattatttcattgtagttaatcactATTTGTACTTTAAGTTAACTATTAGCTGAAAATTCTAATTTTTGAAAACCTATTATGATgttaaaaggaagaggagaattttagttaatttatatttttatgcacCATAATCAGCTCAAATGAAGGCTAATAAAGTGTGGCTGATGCCATTAGTGGAGAAGTGGGGATGCCTATTTAGAACTTCTTGCCCATCTTATAGTGCACACATTCTAAATCACCTACAGAATCTGAAGCTATCAGACATAATGGATACAGAGAGAACTCTTTAACCTGCAATCGCTGGTGGTTGATTTGGCTAAGAGAAGGAACAACTGATCACATGGTGTGAGGCACAATTAATTTCAACATCAATCCGAGCAAAAGAATTAACTGCACATTAATTTCAATATCTTATGATTCAAGAAATACTAAACTTTCCCCCGATACTCCAAGGGGTTACTGAAATTTTAATTATCCAAGGCCTCTAAATTTAGAGGACAAATAAAGAACCACAGCAAAGattaagtaaaataaataaatagcctcaaaaatataaaagaaaaagaaaattctgcATGCCTCACAAGACAATCCAATCCTAGCTTCAGCATGTACCGATCATGCGATCCAATGCTCCAGCACTAGCAATATTTGGAGAGAATGATTTGTTCCAGAAGACGGCAATAAACCCTCCAGAACACTTTAAAGAACTATCTTTGATATGATAAATACTGGTTACAATCTTACAAATTGAATAGAATCATCGGTGTCGCCAGAAGCGCAGCCACTCAAACAGATGCGTATTCCAGGAACACGTCCATTCCCAATTTTACTGCACTGCTACGGTAACTGAATTCCGTCGCTCAAATCTCAGATCTTGAGTGAATCATGAGCCATCATTGCATCTCTAATATTATGTCACTCGATATCAATGCTGTCTAGTTTTCTTCTTGTTATTGAGGCTCCAAGATATGACAACTCCTTATGAACTCGTTGGAATATTTTACATGCCTTGTCCAAAATGGCTGGAGGTGCTTATATCCGATTTCCAGCCATGGTTTGCACTGGCCATTGTAGTGGATCACAGCAGCCTTCCTCACGCTATCGAGATCGGTCTTTTCCTGATAGCCCAAACCTAGCATATGCCATGATGGATCTATAGGATGCACATAACCTCTGAATGCTATCAGTGCTGGTGGCAATGTTCCAAGCTTCCACAGTGTCAGATTTGACTTTAAATTCTGAAATCAAGACAAAAGGCAGTAGGATATGTAAATTAGTAGAGATGTCAGACAGAACAGCAACTTGTATGTCTTGAAAGCCTCTAGAAATcttttatttatgaaaataacCATTTTAAGCATTTGATTATTATGTTACTTTCTTACATCAGGAGGAGATAAGAAATACACTAGAGGCGATGGTAACGAGCCTAGAGTTCATAGGCAAATCATAGAACACCTCATATGAAAGAATGTTCCGCTTATGGGCATCTGCAGAATCTTCCCAAAAAACCCACATGCCAATTTATTATGACAGACTGTCGATAATTTTTGAATTGGAACATTAAGGCTCGTATATCTAAGCAGAAAATCATTTTTGGTTATTGATAGATAAAGAAAGTTAACATTGATATTTGTTGAAGAAAAAATGAAAATGAACAGTAATAAGGTCAGAACAGGGTCAT
The DNA window shown above is from Musa acuminata AAA Group cultivar baxijiao chromosome BXJ2-4, Cavendish_Baxijiao_AAA, whole genome shotgun sequence and carries:
- the LOC135610917 gene encoding early nodulin-like protein 19 — translated: MAGMQRQEKLRGGAVAALPFLLLLIMVSHQLVSADRFSVGDSKGWNPNVNYTVWVEKHKPFHVGDWLVFYYQSGMADVVQVDEAGYNKCDASNPISNYSKGRSYAFELNHTGRYYFICSRGYCYGGMRLAIAVEHLPPPSPPPSSLKDSSAAAPCRLLALTASLLAAALFPFHL
- the LOC103983474 gene encoding early nodulin-like protein 17, with amino-acid sequence MEKSKPTLLPLLLLLLILVVIFVAAPVAVSAEKFVVGDKQRWAPNVNYTAWSDSHSFHVGDWLVFYYEKGMYDVMEVNATAYEACAADDPIVNWSRGDSFAYQLNRTGRYYFICSRGYCYGGMKVSILAETIPPLAPSPRPQDDSAAVPSAPRRFSAWIAAVSGAVALALVLWFP